The following coding sequences lie in one uncultured Flavobacterium sp. genomic window:
- a CDS encoding serine hydrolase — protein sequence MKKIFFSLLFLILFNNTNAQKNSSFADSIRIKYNIPELAYAVISSDSILEIQALGYQRINSKYTAKINDKFRLGSITKTVTGYLAAILVKEGKIKWDTKFFDLYPELKTKSNPATYNFTLQDFITFRAGINTWSYGNDTPTQQEIKGNNPQQRYEFITWFLQQNPATEKQLIYWSNPSYVAAGLMLEKATGKTYESLVTELGKSLNIGFDFGQPNLKDKNQPWGHDENLEPEKPALNYKLNWLSSAGNINVSLPDYCKFTQMQLLGLSGKSKVFTKEEFEYMHYGLPEFSFGWNSEINEKSKSKYSFHNGNPGTFLTKVYICQAINKAFIIFANVQSEEADKGLLLILEELQNKYGG from the coding sequence ATGAAAAAAATATTTTTTTCTCTTCTATTTCTTATTCTTTTTAATAACACAAATGCGCAAAAAAACAGTTCGTTTGCTGATAGTATCAGGATAAAATATAACATTCCGGAACTGGCTTATGCCGTGATTTCTTCTGATTCAATTTTAGAAATTCAGGCTTTGGGTTATCAAAGAATAAACTCAAAATACACGGCAAAAATCAATGATAAATTTAGACTGGGATCTATTACAAAAACGGTTACTGGTTATCTTGCAGCAATTTTAGTTAAGGAAGGAAAAATAAAATGGGATACTAAATTTTTTGATTTATATCCGGAATTAAAAACCAAAAGCAATCCCGCGACTTACAATTTTACACTACAGGATTTCATCACTTTTCGTGCAGGAATAAATACTTGGTCGTATGGAAACGATACTCCGACTCAACAAGAAATTAAAGGCAATAATCCGCAACAGCGTTATGAATTTATAACTTGGTTTTTACAACAAAATCCCGCTACAGAAAAACAACTTATATATTGGTCAAATCCAAGTTATGTTGCCGCGGGACTTATGCTCGAAAAAGCGACTGGCAAAACCTACGAATCATTAGTAACGGAATTGGGTAAAAGTTTAAATATCGGTTTTGATTTTGGTCAGCCTAATCTAAAGGACAAAAACCAGCCTTGGGGACATGATGAAAATCTCGAACCTGAAAAACCGGCATTGAATTATAAATTAAACTGGCTTTCATCAGCCGGAAATATAAATGTTAGCTTGCCTGATTATTGCAAATTTACCCAAATGCAACTTCTGGGATTATCAGGAAAATCTAAAGTGTTTACTAAGGAAGAATTTGAATACATGCATTATGGTTTACCCGAATTTTCTTTTGGATGGAATTCAGAAATAAATGAAAAAAGTAAATCGAAATACTCTTTTCATAACGGAAATCCCGGAACTTTTTTAACCAAAGTGTATATTTGCCAAGCAATCAATAAAGCTTTTATAATTTTTGCCAATGTGCAATCTGAAGAGGCTGATAAAGGACTTCTTTTAATTTTAGAAGAATTGCAAAACAAATATGGCGGTTGA
- a CDS encoding YraN family protein, which produces MAEHNELGKKGEELSVEYLQQNGYKILDRNWTFQKAEIDIIAQKDSILAIVEVKTRSSLDFGLPQDFVKPKKIQLLIKAVNAYINDREMDFEEDLEIRFDIIAVHKNSETFAIEHLTDAFYHF; this is translated from the coding sequence ATGGCTGAACATAATGAACTTGGAAAAAAAGGGGAAGAACTTTCTGTAGAATATCTTCAACAAAATGGATATAAAATCCTAGATAGAAATTGGACTTTTCAAAAGGCTGAAATAGATATTATTGCCCAAAAAGATTCCATTTTAGCCATCGTTGAAGTGAAGACAAGATCGAGCCTGGATTTTGGTTTACCACAAGATTTTGTGAAGCCAAAAAAAATTCAGTTACTCATAAAAGCAGTAAATGCCTACATAAACGATAGGGAAATGGATTTTGAAGAAGATCTCGAAATACGTTTTGATATCATTGCTGTCCATAAAAACAGCGAAACATTTGCAATTGAACATCTTACCGATGCTTTTTATCACTTTTAA
- a CDS encoding endonuclease/exonuclease/phosphatase family protein — translation MRTLRFKFYIVAFFSLLLVQAQSKKYAIHTVAFYNFENLFDTYNDPNTSDDEWTPTGAQHWTQEKYEQKLQNLSRVLSEIGTPENPNAPTIIGGSEIENRGVVEDLIKQPRLANFDYGIIHFDSPDKRGIDVVLLYQKKHFKPTSYSNIPLYIYKNKLLVKEDKKEETDDDLEPKIENNNRIFTRDQLLITGFLEDEEIHLIVNHWPSRSGGEKASSPFREAAANLNRRIIDSLQQINPNAKVITMGDLNDGPFNKSIKIALGAKAKKAEVPEFGVFNPFEEMANKGMGTIAFRDSWDIFDQIIITESLIKPDFSTFKYWKAGIFNRSYLIQTSGQYKGYPLRHSLTEVGFSDHLPVYIYLIKEKK, via the coding sequence ATGCGAACTCTCCGGTTTAAGTTTTATATAGTGGCTTTTTTTTCATTGTTACTTGTACAAGCGCAATCAAAAAAATACGCAATTCATACGGTTGCATTTTATAATTTTGAGAATCTTTTTGATACGTATAATGACCCAAATACAAGCGATGATGAATGGACTCCAACCGGCGCGCAGCATTGGACACAAGAAAAATACGAACAAAAATTACAAAATCTCTCTCGGGTTTTATCTGAAATTGGAACGCCCGAAAACCCAAATGCACCAACAATTATTGGAGGTTCTGAGATTGAAAATCGTGGCGTAGTCGAAGATTTAATCAAACAACCGAGATTAGCCAATTTTGATTATGGAATTATCCATTTTGATTCGCCTGACAAACGCGGAATTGACGTTGTATTATTGTATCAGAAAAAACATTTCAAACCCACTTCTTATTCCAATATACCTTTATATATCTACAAAAATAAATTGCTGGTTAAAGAAGATAAAAAAGAAGAAACTGATGATGATCTTGAACCCAAAATTGAAAACAATAACAGAATCTTTACCCGAGATCAACTTTTAATCACCGGTTTTCTGGAAGATGAAGAAATACATCTAATTGTCAACCATTGGCCATCAAGGTCAGGAGGTGAAAAAGCCAGCAGTCCTTTTCGCGAAGCTGCCGCAAATTTAAACCGGAGAATTATTGATTCACTACAGCAAATAAACCCAAATGCAAAAGTGATAACAATGGGAGATTTAAACGACGGACCTTTTAATAAAAGTATAAAAATTGCACTGGGAGCTAAAGCAAAGAAAGCTGAAGTTCCGGAGTTTGGTGTTTTCAACCCGTTTGAAGAAATGGCAAACAAAGGCATGGGAACAATCGCTTTTAGAGATTCCTGGGATATTTTTGATCAAATTATAATCACGGAATCGCTCATAAAACCTGATTTCTCTACTTTTAAATATTGGAAAGCAGGGATATTCAATCGATCGTATCTTATTCAAACCTCCGGACAATATAAGGGATATCCGTTGCGTCACAGTTTAACCGAAGTTGGTTTTAGCGATCATTTACCGGTTTATATTTATTTGATAAAAGAGAAGAAATAA
- a CDS encoding 3',5'-cyclic-nucleotide phosphodiesterase: protein MTIFNRLLICFFLISINSFAQKEQKPTFQVVPLGIKGGIDEKNLSAYLLAPANTKDYICLDAGTVNAGIEVAIKNKAFKVSTSEVLRKYIKGYFISHAHLDHVSGLIINSPADSSKTVYATNKCMEMMENHYFNDQTWANFGDTGVGFPLKKYHFQTLKVGEETPITNTSMTVKAFPLSHVNPFESTAFLIKNGDAYALYLGDTGPDTVEKSTDLHDLWAAIAPLIKDKQLKGIFIEVSFPNEQPDKFLFGHLTPNYLMKELHVLEELAGKDSLKGFKIIITHLKPPAKNIVKIKEQLKSQNDLGFKIIYPEQGKRFEL from the coding sequence ATGACCATTTTTAATCGTCTTCTGATTTGCTTCTTTTTAATTTCAATAAATTCATTTGCTCAGAAAGAACAAAAACCTACTTTTCAGGTTGTTCCTTTAGGAATAAAAGGTGGTATTGACGAAAAAAATCTCTCGGCTTATTTATTGGCACCTGCCAATACAAAAGATTATATCTGTCTTGATGCAGGAACTGTAAATGCCGGAATTGAAGTTGCCATAAAAAATAAAGCTTTCAAAGTTTCAACCAGCGAAGTTTTACGAAAATATATAAAAGGATATTTTATTTCGCATGCTCATTTAGATCACGTTTCGGGTTTAATAATTAATTCCCCTGCTGATTCCTCAAAGACGGTTTATGCGACTAATAAATGTATGGAAATGATGGAAAACCATTATTTCAACGATCAAACCTGGGCAAATTTTGGAGATACAGGAGTTGGTTTTCCTTTGAAAAAATATCATTTTCAAACGCTGAAAGTTGGCGAAGAGACTCCAATTACGAACACATCAATGACGGTAAAAGCTTTTCCGTTAAGTCACGTGAATCCGTTTGAAAGTACTGCTTTCTTAATTAAAAACGGAGATGCTTATGCTCTGTATTTAGGTGATACCGGACCTGATACTGTCGAAAAAAGCACTGATTTGCATGATTTATGGGCTGCAATCGCTCCGCTTATTAAAGACAAACAATTAAAAGGAATTTTCATCGAAGTTTCATTCCCGAATGAACAACCCGATAAATTTTTGTTCGGACATTTGACTCCAAATTATTTAATGAAAGAACTTCATGTTTTAGAAGAATTAGCCGGAAAAGATTCATTAAAAGGTTTTAAAATCATTATTACTCATTTGAAACCTCCAGCTAAAAATATTGTAAAGATTAAAGAACAATTGAAAAGCCAAAATGATTTGGGATTCAAGATTATTTATCCGGAACAGGGAAAACGATTTGAATTGTAA
- a CDS encoding aspartate kinase encodes MKTVSSIVENYIKTKPFLLNALSLGIINLTSLSRNIMTELESEFGKEVKQGAVVMSLKRLTEELDFKLNHKINKVIKNIGEITVRSELTDYTFAASETVLNKQADLISDINALSDIFYTSSRGVNETNIVVSSSVNNLVEKHFMREKLIQKLDNLASITVKLPKENIVVPGIYYFIFQRLAWEGIIINEVISTSNEFTILVGEDQVDVAFKVIKDLKN; translated from the coding sequence ATGAAAACCGTTTCTTCAATCGTCGAAAATTACATCAAAACAAAACCCTTTTTATTAAATGCGTTATCGCTTGGTATCATCAACCTGACTTCTCTTTCCCGGAACATTATGACCGAACTGGAAAGTGAATTTGGCAAAGAGGTAAAACAAGGCGCTGTTGTAATGTCGCTTAAAAGACTCACTGAAGAGCTGGATTTTAAACTAAATCATAAAATCAATAAGGTAATTAAGAATATTGGTGAAATCACCGTTCGATCTGAATTAACAGATTATACTTTTGCCGCTTCTGAAACGGTTTTAAACAAACAAGCTGATTTAATTTCTGATATCAACGCTTTATCTGATATTTTTTATACCTCATCTCGTGGTGTTAATGAAACTAATATTGTAGTGAGCAGCAGTGTAAATAATTTGGTTGAAAAACACTTTATGCGCGAAAAACTGATTCAAAAATTAGACAATTTAGCATCAATTACAGTAAAATTGCCAAAAGAAAATATTGTGGTTCCTGGTATTTATTACTTCATTTTCCAACGTTTGGCGTGGGAAGGAATTATTATAAACGAGGTAATTTCGACTTCAAATGAATTCACCATTTTAGTTGGAGAAGATCAGGTTGATGTTGCATTTAAAGTTATTAAAGACTTGAAGAACTAG
- the mfd gene encoding transcription-repair coupling factor, which translates to MSKNALYTTYDNLPKSQQIATQLLEQNQIKMHLNGLLGSAVSFIIRAVFKKTELPFLIVLDNKEEAAYYLNDLEQMIGEQDVLFYPASFRRPYQIEETDNANVLLRAEVLNRINSRKKPAVIVTYPEALFEKVVTRRELDKNTLKVALNDKISIDFINEVLFEYEFKRVDFITEPGEFSVRGGIVDVFSFSNDHPYRIEFFGNEVDSIRSFDVETQLSVETHKKITIIPNVENKLFQENRESFLDYIAEKTVIFIQNTDGLLSQLDKQFARAEEAFEKLSKEINRAEPEKLFLNQSSFIKRALDFSIVELASKPTFRTTKTFEFHFQPQPSFNKQFDLLLNNLSDNHFNGYKNYLFCSNEAQAKRFHDIFESLDEANSENIRKQYNTIVLPLYQGFIDEENQITAYTDHQIFERYHKFNIKNGYSKKQNITLKELTALSVGDYVTHIDHGIGKFGGLQKIQVEGKTQEAIKLVYADNDIVYVSIHSLHKISKYNGKDGTPPKIYKLGSNAWKILKQKTKARVKHIAFNLIQLYAKRRLEKGFQFAQDSYLQNELESSFIYEDTPDQTKSTQEVKADMESDRPMDRLVCGDVGFGKTEVAIRAAFKAVDNSKQVAVLVPTTILAYQHYRTFTERLKDMPVSVGYLNRFRTAKQKTQTLKDLAEGKLDIVIGTHQLVNKNVVFKDLGLLIVDEEQKFGVNVKDKLKTIAANVDTLTLTATPIPRTLQFSLMAARDLSVITTPPPNRYPIETNVVGFSEEVIRDAISYEIQRNGQVFFINNRIENIKEVAGMIQRLVPNARVGIGHGQMEGAKLEELMLGFMNGDFDVLVATTIIESGLDVPNANTIFINNANNFGLSDLHQMRGRVGRSNKKAFCYFICPPYSSMTEDARKRIQALEQFSELGSGFNIAMKDLEIRGAGDLLGGEQSGFINEIGFDTYQKIMNEAIEELKENEFKDLYPEENDIETKEYVKDLQIDTDFELLFSDEYINNVTERLSLYNELGSVKNEEELVIFQNKLIDRFGPMPPRANALMNSIRIKWIATNVGIEKLVMKKGKMIGYFVSDQQSDYYQSKRFHKVIKFVQTHSNICQMKEKQTPNGLRLLLTFENVKSTKRALELMEMLGE; encoded by the coding sequence TTGAGTAAAAACGCCTTATATACTACGTATGATAATCTGCCAAAATCACAGCAGATTGCCACACAATTACTAGAGCAAAATCAAATAAAAATGCATCTTAACGGATTGTTGGGATCTGCAGTTTCATTTATTATTCGCGCTGTTTTCAAAAAAACCGAGTTGCCTTTTTTGATTGTTTTAGACAATAAAGAAGAAGCCGCGTATTATTTGAACGATCTTGAGCAAATGATAGGAGAACAAGATGTATTGTTTTATCCGGCTTCATTTCGTCGTCCATATCAAATTGAAGAAACAGATAATGCTAATGTTTTGCTTCGTGCTGAGGTTTTAAACCGAATTAATTCCCGTAAGAAACCAGCCGTAATTGTTACGTATCCTGAAGCGCTTTTTGAGAAAGTTGTAACGAGAAGAGAACTTGATAAAAACACTTTAAAAGTGGCGCTGAATGATAAAATTTCGATTGATTTTATCAACGAAGTTTTGTTCGAATACGAATTCAAAAGAGTCGATTTTATTACAGAACCCGGAGAATTTTCGGTTCGTGGAGGAATCGTCGATGTATTCTCTTTTTCAAACGATCATCCGTACAGAATTGAATTTTTTGGTAATGAAGTAGACAGTATCAGAAGTTTTGATGTAGAAACGCAATTGTCTGTCGAAACTCACAAAAAAATTACCATTATCCCGAATGTTGAGAATAAATTATTTCAGGAAAACCGCGAGAGCTTCTTAGATTATATTGCTGAGAAAACGGTGATTTTTATTCAAAATACAGATGGACTTTTAAGCCAATTAGACAAACAATTTGCAAGAGCAGAAGAAGCTTTTGAGAAATTGTCGAAAGAAATAAACCGCGCAGAACCGGAGAAATTATTCTTAAATCAAAGTTCATTTATCAAACGAGCTTTAGATTTTTCGATTGTAGAATTGGCTTCAAAGCCAACTTTTAGAACAACCAAAACGTTCGAATTTCATTTTCAGCCTCAGCCATCCTTCAATAAACAATTTGATTTATTGCTGAATAATCTGAGCGATAATCATTTTAACGGCTATAAAAATTATTTGTTCTGTTCGAATGAAGCGCAGGCAAAACGTTTTCATGATATTTTTGAATCTTTAGATGAAGCCAATTCTGAAAATATCAGAAAGCAGTATAATACAATTGTATTGCCTTTATACCAAGGTTTTATTGACGAAGAAAATCAAATAACGGCTTATACAGATCATCAGATTTTTGAGCGTTATCATAAATTCAATATTAAAAACGGATATTCTAAAAAACAGAATATTACACTAAAAGAATTAACAGCACTTTCGGTTGGTGATTATGTAACGCATATCGATCACGGAATTGGAAAGTTTGGTGGATTGCAGAAAATTCAGGTCGAAGGCAAAACGCAGGAAGCCATAAAACTGGTTTATGCTGATAATGATATTGTTTATGTAAGCATTCATTCGCTTCATAAAATCTCCAAATACAACGGAAAAGACGGAACGCCGCCTAAAATTTATAAGCTAGGATCGAACGCCTGGAAAATTTTAAAACAAAAAACCAAAGCTCGTGTCAAACATATTGCCTTCAACTTAATTCAGTTGTATGCAAAACGACGTTTAGAAAAAGGTTTTCAGTTTGCGCAAGACAGTTATTTGCAAAACGAATTAGAAAGTTCGTTTATTTATGAAGATACTCCGGATCAAACCAAATCAACTCAAGAAGTAAAAGCAGATATGGAAAGCGATCGCCCAATGGATCGTTTGGTTTGTGGTGACGTTGGTTTCGGGAAAACTGAGGTTGCCATTCGAGCTGCTTTTAAAGCTGTTGATAACAGTAAACAAGTTGCCGTTTTAGTGCCTACAACTATTTTGGCATACCAACATTATAGAACTTTTACCGAAAGATTAAAAGATATGCCGGTTTCCGTAGGTTATTTAAACAGATTTAGAACTGCAAAGCAAAAAACGCAAACCTTAAAAGATTTAGCCGAAGGAAAACTCGATATTGTAATTGGAACACATCAATTGGTAAATAAAAATGTAGTTTTTAAAGACCTTGGTTTATTGATTGTTGATGAGGAACAAAAGTTTGGAGTGAACGTAAAAGATAAATTAAAAACCATTGCTGCAAATGTTGATACCTTGACATTAACAGCAACGCCAATCCCGAGAACACTTCAGTTTTCGTTAATGGCGGCTCGAGATTTGTCTGTTATTACAACGCCTCCACCAAATCGTTATCCGATAGAAACTAATGTAGTTGGTTTTAGTGAAGAAGTAATTCGTGATGCGATTTCGTATGAAATTCAGCGAAACGGGCAGGTTTTCTTTATCAATAACCGAATCGAAAATATAAAAGAAGTTGCCGGAATGATTCAGCGTTTGGTACCAAATGCCAGAGTCGGAATTGGTCACGGACAAATGGAAGGCGCCAAACTTGAGGAATTGATGCTCGGTTTCATGAACGGAGATTTTGATGTTTTGGTAGCGACAACCATTATCGAAAGTGGTTTGGACGTTCCAAATGCCAACACCATTTTTATCAACAACGCCAATAATTTCGGATTATCAGATCTGCATCAAATGCGTGGTCGAGTAGGGCGAAGCAACAAAAAAGCATTCTGTTATTTCATCTGTCCGCCATATTCATCGATGACTGAAGATGCCAGAAAACGTATTCAGGCTTTGGAACAATTTAGCGAATTAGGAAGTGGTTTTAACATTGCGATGAAAGATCTTGAAATTCGTGGTGCAGGAGATTTATTAGGTGGCGAACAAAGTGGTTTCATCAATGAAATTGGTTTTGACACGTACCAAAAAATCATGAACGAAGCGATCGAAGAATTGAAGGAAAACGAATTCAAAGATTTATATCCGGAAGAGAACGATATTGAAACAAAAGAATACGTAAAAGATTTACAAATTGATACCGATTTTGAATTGTTGTTTTCTGATGAATATATCAATAATGTTACGGAACGTCTGAGTTTGTATAACGAATTAGGTTCCGTGAAAAATGAGGAAGAACTAGTCATTTTTCAAAACAAATTAATTGACCGTTTTGGACCAATGCCTCCGCGTGCCAATGCATTGATGAATAGTATTCGTATAAAATGGATCGCTACAAATGTAGGTATTGAGAAACTGGTGATGAAAAAAGGCAAAATGATTGGTTATTTTGTTTCTGATCAACAGTCTGATTATTATCAATCGAAACGTTTTCATAAAGTGATAAAATTTGTACAAACACATAGTAATATTTGTCAGATGAAAGAAAAACAAACTCCCAATGGCTTACGTCTTTTGTTGACTTTTGAGAACGTAAAATCTACCAAAAGAGCTTTGGAATTGATGGAAATGTTGGGGGAGTAA
- a CDS encoding 3-hydroxyanthranilate 3,4-dioxygenase: MAIAKPFNLTKWIDENRHLLKPPVGNKNLYVDSGDYIVMIVAGPNARKDYHYNETEELFYQLEGSIKVVIQEDGQRKEMELNAGDMYLHPAKIPHSPVRSEGSIGLVIERKRAGKGYTDGLLWHCDNCNHKLYEVFFELHNIEKDFLPHFEHFYNSLELRTCDNCGTIMESDPRFVAKK; this comes from the coding sequence ATGGCAATTGCAAAACCTTTCAATCTTACCAAATGGATCGACGAAAACCGTCATTTATTAAAACCGCCTGTTGGAAACAAAAATCTTTATGTTGATTCCGGTGATTATATTGTAATGATTGTTGCAGGACCAAATGCCCGAAAAGATTATCATTACAACGAAACCGAAGAGCTTTTTTATCAACTTGAAGGCAGTATAAAAGTAGTAATTCAGGAAGATGGCCAACGCAAAGAAATGGAATTAAATGCCGGTGATATGTATCTTCATCCTGCAAAGATTCCGCACTCTCCAGTTCGTTCAGAAGGTTCAATTGGTTTGGTAATCGAGCGTAAACGTGCCGGAAAAGGATATACAGATGGTTTGCTTTGGCATTGTGATAACTGCAATCACAAACTTTACGAAGTGTTTTTTGAACTTCATAATATAGAGAAAGATTTCTTGCCACATTTTGAGCATTTCTACAATTCATTAGAATTAAGAACCTGCGACAATTGCGGAACCATAATGGAATCTGACCCAAGATTTGTGGCGAAGAAATAA
- a CDS encoding LD-carboxypeptidase gives MITPPYLQKGDTVAILATARKNIDDNLKPTIDLLHSWGLEAVVGSTIGLDFNQLAGTDEQRAADFQHQLDNPNIKAIWCARGGYGTVRMIDLLDFTKFKQHPKWIVGFSDVTVLHNHLNTMGYKSIHGVMPVTIPRATPDAISSMKSSLFGEPLSYSIGPDKMNRFGKATGELVGGNLSILYSLLGSQSAIDCKDKILFIEDLDEYLYHIDRMMMNLRRNGCIENLKGIIVGGMTKMKDNEVPWGKNALEIIDDVTKKYNIPVIFNFPAGHIQDNRALIMGNTISIEVNETGSTVVFQK, from the coding sequence ATGATAACACCGCCTTATTTACAAAAAGGAGATACTGTTGCCATTTTAGCAACTGCCAGAAAAAATATTGATGACAACTTAAAACCTACTATAGATTTGCTGCACAGTTGGGGTTTAGAAGCTGTTGTTGGAAGTACAATTGGACTCGATTTTAATCAATTGGCAGGAACTGACGAACAGCGTGCTGCTGATTTTCAACATCAATTAGACAATCCGAATATTAAAGCGATTTGGTGTGCTCGTGGTGGATATGGAACGGTAAGAATGATTGATTTACTCGATTTTACCAAGTTCAAACAACACCCAAAATGGATCGTTGGTTTTAGCGATGTAACGGTTCTGCACAATCATTTAAATACAATGGGTTACAAATCTATTCACGGTGTTATGCCAGTAACGATTCCGCGCGCTACTCCGGATGCTATTAGCTCAATGAAATCGAGTTTGTTTGGCGAACCACTGTCCTATTCGATTGGTCCGGACAAAATGAATCGTTTTGGAAAAGCAACGGGAGAATTGGTTGGAGGAAATTTATCTATATTATATAGTTTATTAGGATCACAATCTGCAATTGATTGCAAGGATAAGATTTTGTTTATCGAAGACCTTGACGAATATCTTTATCATATTGATCGTATGATGATGAATTTGAGACGTAATGGATGCATCGAAAACCTGAAAGGAATTATTGTGGGCGGAATGACCAAGATGAAAGATAATGAAGTTCCGTGGGGAAAAAATGCTCTTGAAATCATTGATGATGTAACCAAAAAATACAATATTCCGGTAATCTTCAATTTTCCGGCAGGACATATCCAGGATAACAGGGCTTTAATTATGGGAAATACTATTTCAATTGAAGTAAATGAAACTGGAAGTACTGTAGTTTTTCAAAAATAA
- a CDS encoding DUF5683 domain-containing protein has translation MQNQFILLFLFFGLTSIFAQKKTQIILKDTLKSEVIDPLRPAKAAFYSAILPGLGQIYNKKYWKIPLVYGAIATSTYLYIDNQKNYTIYRDEYKNRLEGKKSDSEYLARLSESQLITAQKGYQRNRDLSALFIVGFYILNIIDANIDAALSQFNVSEKLALKPVLINSDVMLKNDFGVSFNYSF, from the coding sequence ATGCAGAATCAATTCATTCTTCTATTTTTATTTTTTGGATTAACTTCAATTTTCGCTCAGAAAAAAACTCAAATCATTTTAAAAGACACTCTTAAATCGGAGGTAATTGATCCGCTTCGCCCCGCGAAAGCAGCTTTTTATTCGGCAATTTTACCTGGTTTAGGACAGATTTATAATAAAAAGTATTGGAAAATTCCCTTGGTTTATGGTGCAATTGCGACTAGTACTTATTTATACATCGACAATCAAAAAAATTATACTATTTACAGAGACGAATATAAAAACAGACTCGAAGGCAAAAAGAGTGATTCTGAATATTTAGCAAGATTAAGTGAAAGCCAGCTAATTACTGCTCAAAAAGGATATCAAAGAAACAGAGATTTATCTGCTTTGTTTATAGTTGGATTTTACATTTTAAATATTATCGATGCTAATATCGATGCGGCATTATCACAATTTAATGTAAGCGAAAAACTTGCACTTAAACCTGTATTAATTAATAGCGATGTGATGTTAAAGAATGATTTTGGAGTTTCTTTCAATTATTCATTTTAA